AGTCGACCCGTAATGTGGTCATTGATTACACCTAAAGTGTTCTTGAAAGGAGGCGCTGGAAGGAGATTCCATTCAGGTTTGATATTTGGGTAATTTCGGCGCATTTAGGTAGTTGCGAAATGGTTGCCTATCCATTCGCCCATTGAAGGGATCCATTTTTCAAAGAATGACATCGCTCCGGTAAGCTGGCGGGTGATAGCGTTGATTGTGGGTTTACCGTCCATCATTCTTGGTATCTACAATTCGGGAAATTAGTAGTAAATCTCCAAAGGATCTTTGGTGAATTACCGCATGATGGCCAGGGTACTTACAATCCTTGTACCAGATCTATGAGAGATGTAGATCTCTTTAGCAGCTCCAACGAGATCCACCGCAATATCACAAGCAGTATTCGCCATTCCAACGATAAGCACTCTCTTATCTCGAAATTCTGCTGGCCTGCGTTGGTCGATATGAATCAGCATAATCGTCCTCTAACCTGAGGCCATCCGGAAAGAAAGACTGACCCTTTATACTCTTTACCTACCAACATGATTCCTTCATAATTCGCCTCTCCTTCGTAGGTTGGTCTATGACTCCTCTCCCATGGACCGGTACATACCAAGACTTTACTGACTTTCTCTATTTTGCTCTTTACTTCACCCTTCTCATTCAGATGAATATCCCACTTCTGTCCATCCTTCGATCTTTCAATCCTGCTTATATTGACTCCTAGTCGAATATGCTGGAACAGATCGAAACGTTTCGCATAGTCTTGCAGATTCTTGGCCACGTCCAATGCAGTTGGGTAATCAGGTACATCTGTTACAAGGGTGGATTAGCACTTGCGACTATATTGTGTCGATTAGGGATTTTGTAGTCAGACAGGCACAGGGCTGCTCACCGTCGCTGAAGGGGAAATCGGTAAAGCATCCCTACAAGGAGAAGGCTGACATTTAATCATTTATCCATTTAGACAGTTGTGACTGTCAGGAGTAATGAAGGAGACAGAGGACTCACGAATTGTTTGGATGAATTTGCGATTGTAGCTGTATAAAGATGTCAGGCATTTCGTCAGCTCAGTATTCCCAAGATAAGTAGTTGATTTTCCATCAGACTCACTCTTCAAAACCGATACTTGCTTCTTGTCTTCAGTGAATTGCCATAATCCACCAATATAATCATTTCTATCTATGCCGACAACATCAAAACCTTGTTCAAGAAGATTCTTTAAAGCTGCGAGACCTGATATGCCTAGCGAAATCAGAATAAGCTGTGTGatatttaattataaataCAAAAGATGATAGATGTGTGCTTAAGAGCTTACCTAGACCGATAACGGCTATTTTCCCTTTGGTATCTTGTCCTTCCATGCTTGTGATTTTTCTGTCATGACCTCGATAATGGAATCGAGAGACCATCAGCTGAGGGTATGTAACATGCCTCACATTATTGAGAAGAGTAAAGTAAAAAGAGAGGAATGTTGGGAAATTGATGGGAAAGGGTTGATCGGTGATCCGGGTACTATCTAATCGAACAATGCCGATTCCGAGTGGAACTTGACATTGTATTCCTTTGATTATGAGACGTCAACGCATAAATCCATATACATATGTCATTGTTCCGTCGAGCGGAATGATAGTAAGCATACTGCTCAATTTTAGCATTGACTTCTGAGCTTTGGCAACCTATAGACATATATGTTAGTGGAACTATCACGATGATTAAGCTTAAGCctttttataatttgagTTCAGTGTGTCAGATACCGCTGTTATCTCGGGCCTCTGCTCTGttttattttcatataCACGCCGCACTGCGTTTTGTAGTCTTGGCATCAAAAGATTCTTACCGTCACATTCGGCCGCGGAAAGTCCCATATTGAATAGTAAACTGTTCTGCTGAAGCACATCTGCTCTTAAATTATGGAGAAAAATGGCTCGGTCCTTTATAACCGAGATTACGATAACGATAAGGGAATGATACCGTGCCCGTGAAAGCTAAAAGGACTCATAAAGATTGATCTCATCATCCTGAATTTTGGAGTCGTAGTGATCACCGATATTGAAGGCAACATACTCATATCACTCAAATCACAAGTGGGAATaacaaaatcattcataGGAGAAATTTCAAGTGGAAAGGAAATATTAAAAgtgaaaaggaaatttgCATGTGAGTTAATTTCCCTAACGACCACTCTTCTATACTTCTTTCCAGGTCTATGATTgttaatgataatatttAATGGAGATTTTTATGGAAATATAGTTGGTTCATCACTTGAAGCTTCATTTCAAGATATTCCGTCATCCAAATCATTAGGTATTCAATTGAGAGGTAATTTTTGGTTAGGCTCAGCAGATATATTGGTAATTAGTGGTCCTTTGATAGCTCAATtttcaagaaaaaaagttgattgaaaaggtttaaatcaaaatgaagaacATGTAAGTGACATTGccaaaaaagaaagttttgcaatgaagctgatcttgTATGTATTTCAGTATATAGTTAATGTTGCACCTGGAGTTAATTTAGCACTAGTCACGGCGATTTGCATATTTTTTGCGAGTGCAGCTGAGCGATGAATGTAATACTCAAGAATCAAGCAAGAGTAGATGATAACATGAGATGATTTACCCGTTGAGCATCGACAAGTTTTTGAGAGAAGGATTTGGTTAACAGCAGAGATGCTACGATTGAGCGCTTGATATGCATTGTTTGCTCAAATCGAGTCCATCAGGGTGAATTACTCTACATATACATGATACTGCATTCATTGCTAGACATGCACGTGCTCGAATGTTATAATGAGCAAATATTGAACACGGATAGAGATAAATCGATTGTCACCTCTTCGAAGTCCCTCCTGCTTCTCTCTCGCAAAAAGGAAAAACTACAGCACCCGGGATTCCCAAGTGGTCCCCCACCTTGGTACTAACCGAGCGATATCCAACTTAACTGCGGGGAGCAGACGGGACCCGGTGCTTTCTGGATTCTATGGCCgtagatgaaagaagaagcaattGCTAAGTATATCAATAGTTCGCACAAATTGGCTTTGATGGATATTTACATCTCAGGGTGTTTGTCCTTTGGTGCCTGCGCACGATCACTCGTGTAAATGACAAAATCTCCGATCAATAAGAATGATATCAcaatctttcaacttttgtATCAATAGAAAGTATGTGGACTTTACATTTGCTCAAGAACAATAAGTCCAAATATGAACCTCAAATATCACTGACGGAAGATGTGGTTCACCATGAGGataaagaggaagaaaggattGGTATATGGGGATTTACAAAGACTGAGATTGATAGATTTCCTGCTTTGAAAAAGAGGAATTTCTGGTGTATACAAAGACATTCCGCAACGGGTGAGTGGGTTCATCACACTCCTATACTGTGGACCGCACAATTTGATATCTAATAATTTGAGGATTCTTAGCAATGCATTATGATCTTAGAATGCAAATTGATGGAGGAACTATCAGTTGGGCTGTACCAAAAGGATTAATTGGAATTTCGAAAAATGGTGAATCAAGTAGATTAGCTGTTGAAACAACTATACATCCTATAAGTTATACAACATATGAAGGTAAGTTTCGAATGCGCTGAGGAATGACGAAAGATATGCTGGTTGATGCTGATTGTTGTGATATAATAGGTGCCGACGGTAGAAGTACGTTTTAACCTGTCTGATtactttcaaattcaggtATTTACTATTTTTTTCACTTGTAGATTTCTCTGCTGGTAGAAAAGGAGGAACACGTAagtattttcattttcaaatgaaacCCCCCTTACTGATAACAATGACACCTTATAGTACTTTGGGATATAGGAGAATACTTAATTaccaaatcatcttctgcagCTGACTCCACATCAGACGAAGACCGACCTTCAAGACCTTCCAagcgaagaagaaagggaaCAGTCGAATCCGACGAGAACAGCGAGGATCCGTATGTTGTATAGTCAAACGTTTTATATAGATTGAACTAACACCGATAAGTAGAGATGGGAAATACCAAGAAGATTTATTGAGACAATATTTACATAAAAAAGTGGGTTATGGGAAAAGTAGAAGTATCCACTTCGTTTTGAGAGGTGGAAAGAAAATGACGAATCACCGTATGTTTAGTCCTTCTCATTCTTAGCAATTTGTTCCGTTCCATTCTTTGACTTTCatgataaattacctaGACTTCATTCTTGTTTTAGCGGCTTCTCATGCTCATACATTCTCTGCATCTGGTCAAATTAAAAAGACATGGTTTCTACGTTTACCTAAAGAAGTCGATGAATATCCTTGGGATCaaggtggtgaagaaggtgatttttGGGGAAGAAGCGTTAAGAGTGAGTGAACAATATGATTCAGTATTATGGATATATCAAAGAACTTGAGTTCGAGGTATTTCGATCTGGATATAGGATAAGCTCTGATTCTGCTGTTGATTAGCTGGTAGAACGCTAAAAGAAGTGACAGCTGGATATGTAGCAAGACCTGAAAGgtggaagaaagaagaagagagatTCGCAAGTTGGTTTGGCGATGATGATTGACTTCAGTCAACCTTTGCTTTCATCGCTCTTTGACTTCGGAAAGAACGGCCAAGCCTCGCAGTAGTGAATGACTCCAAGAGGTCTGGTCAAAACTCCCCACCTCACCCCACTTTATGGAAATGAcgcttcatcaaatcaagataagCATATCGACATACGTAGTCAATTTTAGAAGCTTCTGTCGATCAGGAGAAACATGCGGGCGCGTCTTTGATGCGTGTGGATCGGAGAATATCCCCACCTCGTATCATTTGCGGTGTCGCTCAACTCAGATCTGGAACTTTTCGCCACGAGCGTCTTGATCAAGATGCTCGGTAACAAATCCGTGTCTCAAGACTGTAACAATGACATGAGGAGCATGGAACTCCGCCCTCATGGACATCTCGGCAAAATACTCATTCTGACGGAGATCAGGACAATTCGGCAAATCCGTCTCGTTGATTGATACACACATAACTCGGACCCTTACTTCGCATTAAAATTCCGAAA
The sequence above is a segment of the Kwoniella pini CBS 10737 chromosome 3, complete sequence genome. Coding sequences within it:
- a CDS encoding DNA ligase D, 3'-phosphoesterase domain-containing protein — protein: MWTLHLLKNNKSKYEPQISLTEDVVHHEDKEEERIGIWGFTKTEIDRFPALKKRNFWCIQRHSATAMHYDLRMQIDGGTISWAVPKGLIGISKNGESSRLAVETTIHPISYTTYEGADGRNFSAGRKGGTLLWDIGEYLITKSSSAADSTSDEDRPSRPSKRRRKGTVESDENSEDPDGKYQEDLLRQYLHKKVGYGKSRSIHFVLRGGKKMTNHHFILVLAASHAHTFSASGQIKKTWFLRLPKEVDEYPWDQGGEEGDFWGRSVKTGRTLKEVTAGYVARPERWKKEEERFASWFGDDD